One genomic region from Rosa rugosa chromosome 1, drRosRugo1.1, whole genome shotgun sequence encodes:
- the LOC133742518 gene encoding exopolygalacturonase-like, with amino-acid sequence MGLSFFIQCACLVSLLVSLTLVHAQRRVFDVTNYGARGDGRTDNSKAFINAWNGACQNIGGGMVLFPRGTFVVAPVVLKGRCKGPMEFEIQGTLQASKEVKDFIDIDHWITIQYVDGLNISGGGTLDGLGADGWGYNDCLKNPGRCKQLPATLRLDFVTKGYISNITSINSKNTHINLFACKDVLIRNVKISAPDESPNTDGIHIGTSQNIYIVDSQISTGDDCVSVLPGSQYINVTGVQCGPGHGISIGSLGRGDGDSVNDMYVSNCRFESTQNGVRIKTWAVDSKPGTVSRVAFENIEMDNVENPIIIDQEYCPGGGCNTQSSSEVQISDVKFNGIRGTSATKEAIILKCSRSKPCQNIELKDIDLTFRGPGGPAVSLCNNVEGRAYGLQKPTSKLDTPRVAAYNEIEYDNLEGRAYGLQNPSWNLNTVQVSPDGEIEDPI; translated from the exons ATGGGCTTAAGCTTTTTCATCCAATGCGCTTGCTTAGTGTCGTTGCTTGTATCCCTTACCCTAGTTCATGCTCAGAGAAGGGTTTTTGATGTGACAAATTACGGTGCTCGTGGAGATGGAAGAACAGATAACAGCAAG GCCTTCATTAATGCATGGAATGGAGCTTGTCAGAACATTGGAGGAGGTATGGTGCTGTTTCCAAGAGGCACATTTGTGGTGGCTCCGGTGGTTCTTAAAGGTCGATGCAAGGGACCAATGGAGTTTGAAATTCAGGGTACCCTACAGGCTTCTAAGGAGGTCAAAGATTTCATTGATATTGACCATTGGATCACCATACAATACGTTGACGGCTTGAACATTAGTGGTGGTGGAACCCTAGATGGCCTCGGAGCCGATGGTTGGGGATATAATGACTGCCTAAAAAACCCAGGCCGTTGCAAGCAACTCCCTGCT ACACTGCGGTTGGATTTTGTCACCAAAGGTTACATAAGCAACATAACATCGATCAACAGCAAAAACACCCACATCAATCTTTTTGCATGCAAGGACGTACTTATTCGCAACGTCAAGATATCAGCTCCCGATGAGAGTCCCAACACCGATGGAATCCACATTGGCACCTCACAGAACATCTATATCGTAGACTCGCAGATATCCACCGGTGACGATTGTGTCTCCGTCCTCCCCGGATCACAATACATCAATGTCACCGGTGTCCAGTGCGGTCCAGGCCATGGAATTAGCATTGGAAGTCTCGGCAGAGGTGATGGTGACTCCGTTAATGACATGTATGTATCTAACTGCAGATTTGAGAGTACTCAAAATGGTGTGAGAATCAAAACATGGGCTGTGGATTCTAAACCTGGAACTGTATCACGTGTTGCCTTTGAGAACATTGAAATGGATAATGTGGAGAATCCCATCATTATTGATCAAGAATATTGCCCTGGTGGTGGTTGTAATACACAG TCATCCTCCGAAGTTCAGATTAGTGATGTAAAGTTTAATGGCATTAGAGGCACTTCCGCTACAAAGGAAGCAATTATTCTCAAATGCAGCCGAAGTAAACCTTGCCAAAATATCGAGCTGAAGGACATTGACCTAACCTTCCGAGGACCTGGAGGACCGGCGGTTTCATTGTGCAATAATGTAGAAGGCAGAGCTTACGGCCTACAAAAGCCCACATCTAAATTGGATACACCGCGAGTAGCTGCTTACAATGAAATAGAGTATGATAACTTAGAAGGCAGAGCTTATGGTCTACAGAACCCCTCCTGGAATCTAAACACGGTGCAGGTATCCCCTGACGGCGAAATAGAGGATCCTATATAG